In the Lutra lutra chromosome 12, mLutLut1.2, whole genome shotgun sequence genome, AGCGGGACCCCACCCTGGGACCTTTCATCTTCCAAGGCTACAACTCAGCACCTCCAGGCCCATGGACCCTGGAGAATAATGGCCATACAGGTCAGTACCCTGGGACCAGGTAccaccccaccgccccccacccccccgggccCAGAAAGGAGCAGGAACCACCTGGGAGTGGGAActacccgcccctcccccccttaCACACACAAGGATCAAAATCTCCACAATCAGCACAGGAACATCCACACATGTTGGTAAAGACACCTCCAACAGGAAACCACCCCCCAACAATAGCAATCAGCCATTGCCCACTAGGACTAGGAATCAGGACATTCCCAGAAGTCAGAGCGCACCCTCCCCAGCATCAGGATGTCATCACAACTGCCCAATATCACACACAGCTGTGTTGGGACAAAACTCCGGCCATAGGAGTATCACCCTGTCCCCCGTCCTTGCAGGGTGGGTATTCCCCTACGGTCTGACCCGCAGAGGGGCCTGGACCCCAAATGAGGTACCAATTCCGTGGAAGCCCAGCCAGGGAGCAGACTGACCAAAGGGGACCTGTGTTGGTACCCTGGGCCCTAAGAGCACAAGGgtaggtgggggggtggtggaagAGAGAGTCACGTGCTTCCCTACCCTCAGTGGTGCTCCACGTGGACGCTGGCCCGCAGAGCCTCCTGGAGATTCGGGGTGCTgggctgcccctgcctgcctacCGCACACTGCAGCTGCACTTCCACTGGGGGGGCCCTGGGCAAGCAGGCTCAGAGCACAGCCTGGATGGGCAGCGCCGCCCCATGGAGGTGGGCTTGAGCATGGGGTAGGGTGGCGGGAGTGGCCCGTGGAAGGGACAGCTGATACCTCTCATGATCTGTGTGTCTCCAGATGCATGTGGTCCATATGAACACGAGGTACCAGAGCCTGGGGGAGGCGCGAAGTCACCCTGACGGGCTGGCCGTGCTGGCGGTGAGGGAGGGCCCCTGGtagtaagagggagagaggagcttTGTGACTCCTTGTGCTTCCCAGAAAGGAGGTCTGCAAAGGGGGCAGAATGGGCCTGTCAAGCTGTGGGGGGAGTGCATAAGGTTTGTAGGAGGATGGGGCCAGCCAGAGGTCCTGGGTCTGCAGGGTCAGTGGAGGGGACCTTCCCCCAGATCTCCCAGCTGACCTCTAGTGGGAGTGTACCCTCTTGCCACTTACAGTCTCCCCTAGATCCCTTTGGAGTTCCCCCTTTGAGACCCGTCCACTTGGAGCCCCTCTCACTTGGAGTCCCCTCCCCAGGAGCAGGACACTGACAATGCCAACTTTTCTGCCCTTGTGTTGGGCCTGAAGAACGTGTCTCAGCGCGGTGAGGAGCCACAGGGTCACGGGCAGCgggggggggcagtggtggtggctcaggggtGCTGGAGGTGGGGACTGGCTGGGTACAGGGAGGCCGACTCCAatcccgcctcccctcccctgcccaggggCCTCGGTGAATCTGACATCCACCTTCCCACTGGCCTCACTGCTGCCGGGTGCCTCCGGCCTCTTGCGCTACTACCGCTACGCAGGGTCACTGACCACACCTGGCTGCCAACCCGCGGTTGTCTGGACAGTCTTCGAGGACCCAGTCCCCATCGGGCGCATGCAGGTGGGGCCTCAACCTCTTCCCTGGGCAgtgctgccctcctcctccctgcctcctgaaACCCCAGGCCACCCACGTCTTGATCTGTCTCTGCCCCAAAACCCCAGGTGGCCCAGTTCCAGACTGTGCCCCAGGCCGGGCTCCCTGGCTCAAGCCCCACACCGCTCACGGAGAATTTCCGCCCCCAGCAGCCTCTAGGGGGGCGCAAGGTATCGGCCTCTTTCTGTGCCTCCATCCGCGCGGCAGCCTCGGTCCCCACCCCGTTCCTAGCCCGTGTGCATGGGGCTCTGCTGAGCCTGGGCCTCAACTTGTGGCTCCTGCAGGACCCCTAGGAGCCAGATTCAACCCCTTCCCACAATAAATGATGCGGAGTAACCTTGCCCTCACGTAccttgcggggggtggggtgggagagcaCTGCCTCTCCCACGGAGCTGGCATTCCTACCCTAAGCCCACTGAGGCCTTAGTGTGCTGCACAATGGGGAGACCCCTGAACACCCCTCCCCTACCCCATCACAGCCAGTCCCAGCCGGCCACCCAGAACGTGGAgacctcctctgcttcctctgagAGGGAGAAGGTGCCCCCATTTCCACGAAGAAAAACTAGCAGGTCCTAGAAACACTACCCGCTAAAGTCTTTAgactacacattttattttaaaaaacaagctgGCTGACCGACCCCACTGTATGGGTTAAACGGTGACTTAAACGTGCAATTCCCTGAGGCCAGGAGATGAGAAGCTTCTGGCCTGGGGTTTTCTGCTGCAGACTGTGGTAGGTGAATGGGTCCTGGTGACAAGGACAGCTAGTGAAACTGAGCCTAGCTGACAATGGGAGGTTAGGCTGTGGAGACTGAGTGTAGGGTGACACTTTCTGGAGAGCCTGTGGCGAGACTAGGTGAAGGGTTAAGTGTCCTTGGCGTCACCATCCACAGCGAAGCTAAGATGAGTCGCCACTGTGTCCAGGCACTACTGTCCAGTGACAAGCTGGGTCCACCAGTAGAGTGAAGCTGGCCAGGGTCGGGCTACCCTCCAGCTCATGGCCTGTGGATTGCGGCTGCACATCTGCGCAGCATTGTCCTGAGTGAGGCTGTGTCCAGGTGATAATGTCccagccacccacgtgcccctaatGTCTGCTGAGTTAAGTGTGGGTCACACATTATCTCAGTGCTTGGAGGCCCAGCCTTGGGCCCAAGAcccttaagaaaaacaaacaaaaaacaaaaaccccagaacAGAAAAAACCGGCACCCTCCCCTGAGGCAGACCCTTCTGCAGGTCTAAGGCCAAAAGGGCCTCCGCCCCTCCTCCGGACTGGGTCTCAGGCGCAAAGCCGTCTGCACTCCCCAGACCTGATCCCCGGGAGTCCCCAGGCTCTTCGCGTCCCGATAGTTACATCCCAAGGCCAGAGCTCTAGCAGGCGGCGTCTGAGGCTCCTTCTCCATCCATGAGCTGGGTGGATCTGTCCCGGGTCCCGGCGACCCCCGGCGGGGTCCGCCCTCAATCCCCGCTGCCCTGCGCGGCCCCGGGCGGTACCGGCGTCTTCTTGAAGTTCTTCCTAGCCGGGGCCCTGTTCGCGCCGCCGTCCGCGGGGCCGTCCGGGGTGTCGTCGGCGGGTCTCGCGGCCGCGGCCAAGGCATTCATGGTTCCGAGCGCCCGCAGCAGGGCTGGCCCGCGGGGCGCAGCACGGGGGGCGGCGCGGGGCTcccggcgggcgggcggcggcgggggcggcagCAGCTCGCGCAGGGCGTCCAGCTCAGCACGCAGCTCCGCGCGCAGCGCCTCGAGCCCCGCGCCCAGTTCGGCGCGCACAGCCGCCAGGCCCTCCTGCAGCCGTCGCTCGCTCACCTCCAGGACCCCCGCCGGGTACGTGGCCCCGCCGCGCGGCTCTCCGCACACCGAGCACACCGAGCCGCTGCTGCGCGCGTCCGCTCGCCCCGCGGCCCCTGGCGCCCGGGCCTCCCCCGCCACGGCCCCCGCGCGCTCCACCACCCTCAGCAGCCGAGGCTCGTCGGCCCGCGCCGCAGCCTCGGCCCGAAGCTGGCCCCGCAGGCGAGCCAGGCGACCCGGGGCGCGGGCTTCTTCAGGGCCCGGCCCGTTGGCATGCGGCCCGGGGTCCCGCCGGCGGCCAACGGCCCGTCGCAGCGCCTCGCTCGCCCCGTATGCGGTGCGCGCCTGGACCCACGGGCGCCCGGGTTCCGCCGCCATCTGCGCTGCAGCCGCCACCGCCAGCGGAGCCTGGCCTGGTCGGGAGCCCCAGCCCGCAGCCTAGCGACCGCTGGGGCCCCGGCGACGCTCCGTGGAGAGGGGCCCCCGGGACGGCTGTGGGAACGACCGAGGCCTCGGGGAATCTGGCCTGGCCGGGGGAACTCCGGTAGGGCGAGGGTGGAGGGGGCGGGTGGATGGAGACCCAGGGGACCCCGGCGGGGCAACGCAGGCAGGCTTGAGTGTGCTGGCCTTGCTCACGGGGACTGCACTTCACTGGGTTGAGCAGCTAGGACTGGTTTCTGGGCAGGGGGTGACCGGACGTGGAATGAGGCTGCAGAGAAGCCTAGGCTGTCAGACCATAGTCAGGAACCGGGCTCGCACCCTCACTCCAAACTACTGACCCCATCGCAGTCAGGGGAAGGCAGCAGCGGTTATGGACCCTCCCGCCCCCAGTCCTCCTCACTCACTAGAGCCCCACTTCCATACCTTATTCCAGGCCGATATTATCTCTGCCACCGCTACACCCCTACAGCTGCAGGAACCCATCCTCCTCGAGGGCACCCCCACTCAAGCTCTTCAGGGGTTTGGGTGGCTCTCTGCTGTGCCCCAGTCCTTAGGAGCCGCTGGAtatcccactccacccccactgTGTTCTGGCCATGTTGTCTTTTACCCAACAACCTCAACCCCTCTGGGCCTTTGCTCAGGCAGTTTCTCCTGCTGGGAATGTCCCTACCCCACACCATTTCCCTGGTGGCTCCCACTCATTCCCCCTCTTCGGGACAGCCTTCCTtggccaccccagcccccagcaggtgACTCAGGACCCTTGCCCCCAGCTTTAAATGGCTCTGTTTTCTGTCCACCTGAATCCACAGTAGGGTCCCTGAGCACCGGGTGACTGGGTCACTGAGTTCTCAGAGGTACCAAACACACGGGATGTTGGATGCCAGAGTAGATGAGTGAATGAGCCTGGGGTTGAGGGTCCTGGGTAGGGCAGGGCCTCGGCCTTCACCCGAGTCAGCCCATGCACCTCCTCAGCCTGGCATTCAAGACCCTCATAGGCATCCGTGCTGGCTTTCTTGTCTCTGCCACCTTCCCCCCTTGTGCGGGCACTCCTCACTGCTGTACTCCGCCCTTCTTCACCCCAGTGCCTTCACCCCTGCACCTGCCTGGGTCCATCACAGGGTCATGGACAGTGCACCGTGGGCGGTATCCCTCTGCCCAGCATGTTGTTCTCACCAAACCCTAGGGGCTAGTTAGCAAAttgtggggaggagggcctgGCATGAATCCAGGCTGGGCTAGGAGGGAGATGGCAAGGCAACCACTGGGacctgtgtccccagagcccacAGGGGCCTCGCCACTATGTATAGCTCTGTGCCCATGTGTGTGTGATTGAGCCAGCCAACCCTGTTCTTTTACAGCCCTGGCCCCAGGCCACCATGAAGACTTCTGGATCCCCTCTATtgatacatttattcattcattcattgcagCCTCTCTCGAAGGTACATATGGAGGTGAGAATTTGGCACTCCATCAAACCCCGCaggacaacccccccccccattcctgcTGAGTCACTTGATCCTCTGGGACCTCCAGCATCTGGTTCTGCTGGTCCCTAAAGCCTCATTAACCAtgctcctgctcccctctcctcagTAATTAAAATACTGCAGACAAAAATGCCCTGGATTTCTTCCCCACGCCTGCTGGAGTTAGGCTGTGTGACCCAGGGGCTCTGCCTCCTCTGAGCCTCACTATGAAATGAAGGAGGCCCCTACGACCGGATCTGTGGTGGGGGCACAgcaaggaggctgggaaaggctGGGGCGGGccggtggagggtgggaggtggagtgGTAATCATGGACAGTCTTCAGATTTGTGATGGGGTATGGAAGGGGTGTGAAGGCTGGGCCTGAGCTGCCAAGGCACACAGGGGCTGCCAAGTTTTCTGACTGTTGAGGCTGATGGAGGAATGTGATAGGAACAGAGCCTTTGTTGTGAAGAGCCGACGATCCTGCAGGTGGTCCAGATGTGAGGTCATGGCTGGTGGCAGAGACTCCCAAAGTCACGGCTATGGGGCAAACAGATTGCACAGGAGCGAATGCAGACTGGGAAGGGAGGCCCCGGGGACCCTGACCAGCCCTGAAGAGGGCTGCAGAGGTAGGTGTTGGTGACGGGTGAACAGGCAGCTGTGGTCAACTTGACCCTGAGCCCCTGAGGTCAAGTGCAGCAATAGTCAAGAAACGGGTTGCAGTGACCCTAGCCTGAGCTTCACAGGTGGAGGGGCCAGCAGAAGCtgaggagtggaggggaggggatagaCTGGGGAGTCCTTGCCCAGGCTAGTTGGTCAGAACAGAAGCAGCTTCAGAAGGAATAGGGCAGGAAGCAGGAACAGAGCTACTGACTGGGCCAGGAGTAATGGCACACAGGCCTGCTTTCTGGTTCTTCTGCTTTCTAGAATATCCTCACAGCCCAGCCTGCCCGGCCCCCTGCACAGAGGAACTGAgtgaggcccagggcagggcccaGCTCCTTCCCCACTCCAGCCCCCTCTGTGTGCCCAAGGCCAGGGCCAggtctgctgggggtggggaggctggctgTGACTGTGAGAAACCACTAGCTCTGGGAGCTGTCCCCATCTGGGCTCTGTGCCTTCAGGTGGCCCCTCTGCACAGGCAGGGTTCGGTGATTAGCAGGCTTGACCACTGATGAACTCAGGGCCTGGGAGGAGGGAAAACCCTGGGGCTCTGCCTCTGTCTAGACAAGGAGGGGCAGCTGAACTGCCTCATCTTTGTCCTCAATTGCCATTAAATCCTGGCAGCCACCCAGAGAGGAGGTCTTATTTTCTAAAGCCCAAGGGCGGTGGG is a window encoding:
- the LOC125082720 gene encoding carbonic anhydrase 15-like isoform X1, which codes for MRSQGFALTFLIVPLLVCGDSNDTWCYDSQDPKCGPTHWKEMAPACGGPAQSPINIDLHLVQRDPTLGPFIFQGYNSAPPGPWTLENNGHTVVLHVDAGPQSLLEIRGAGLPLPAYRTLQLHFHWGGPGQAGSEHSLDGQRRPMEMHVVHMNTRYQSLGEARSHPDGLAVLAVHLESPPQEQDTDNANFSALVLGLKNVSQRGASVNLTSTFPLASLLPGASGLLRYYRYAGSLTTPGCQPAVVWTVFEDPVPIGRMQVAQFQTVPQAGLPGSSPTPLTENFRPQQPLGGRKVSASFCASIRAAASVPTPFLARVHGALLSLGLNLWLLQDP
- the LOC125082721 gene encoding protein FAM246B-like; the encoded protein is MAAEPGRPWVQARTAYGASEALRRAVGRRRDPGPHANGPGPEEARAPGRLARLRGQLRAEAAARADEPRLLRVVERAGAVAGEARAPGAAGRADARSSGSVCSVCGEPRGGATYPAGVLEVSERRLQEGLAAVRAELGAGLEALRAELRAELDALRELLPPPPPPARREPRAAPRAAPRGPALLRALGTMNALAAAARPADDTPDGPADGGANRAPARKNFKKTPVPPGAAQGSGD
- the LOC125082720 gene encoding carbonic anhydrase 15-like isoform X2, with amino-acid sequence MCPTHWKEMAPACGGPAQSPINIDLHLVQRDPTLGPFIFQGYNSAPPGPWTLENNGHTVVLHVDAGPQSLLEIRGAGLPLPAYRTLQLHFHWGGPGQAGSEHSLDGQRRPMEMHVVHMNTRYQSLGEARSHPDGLAVLAVHLESPPQEQDTDNANFSALVLGLKNVSQRGASVNLTSTFPLASLLPGASGLLRYYRYAGSLTTPGCQPAVVWTVFEDPVPIGRMQVAQFQTVPQAGLPGSSPTPLTENFRPQQPLGGRKVSASFCASIRAAASVPTPFLARVHGALLSLGLNLWLLQDP
- the LOC125082720 gene encoding carbonic anhydrase 15-like isoform X3; amino-acid sequence: MAPACGGPAQSPINIDLHLVQRDPTLGPFIFQGYNSAPPGPWTLENNGHTVVLHVDAGPQSLLEIRGAGLPLPAYRTLQLHFHWGGPGQAGSEHSLDGQRRPMEMHVVHMNTRYQSLGEARSHPDGLAVLAVHLESPPQEQDTDNANFSALVLGLKNVSQRGASVNLTSTFPLASLLPGASGLLRYYRYAGSLTTPGCQPAVVWTVFEDPVPIGRMQVAQFQTVPQAGLPGSSPTPLTENFRPQQPLGGRKVSASFCASIRAAASVPTPFLARVHGALLSLGLNLWLLQDP